The Stieleria maiorica genome includes the window CCTTCACCCTCATCAATCAGATTCAACCATGCACGGAAAAGACGCGATTCGCCAAACGTATGACTTCAGCCGTTTGGTCCTCTCTTCGTACGTCAGCGACCTCAGCGACGAAGAACTTTTGACACGGCCGGCCAAGGGGTGCAACCACGTCGCTTGGCAGCTGGGCCATTTGATCGCCTCCGAGTGCGGCCTGCTCAATTCAGTCGCCCCGGGATTTGCAGTCGAGTTGCCCGAGGGCTTTGCGGAGAAACACTCCAAAGAAAACAAGTCGAGCGACGATCCAGCAGACTTTACGAGCAAAGACGAGTACTTGGGTTACTTCGCGAAGCTGAAGGAGGCGGCGTTCAAAGCGTTGGATGCCCAATCGGACGAAGACTTGGCCAAACCCGCCCCCGAGCATCTGCGCCAGATCTGTCCCAACGTCGGCGGTGTTTTCATCCTGATCGCCACGCACCCGATGATGCACGCCGGCCAATTCGTACCCGTCCGAAGAAACCTGAAAAAACCCGTGCTGATTTGATCGGGGGCGTTGTACCGAATCCCACGGACGACAGCCAGGAAGGGCCATCGTGTTCCAGTGGCTCCGCCTGGGCTGCGCGAAATCTGGATTCTGAGGTGATTCAGAATTCAAGCGAAATCACTCTGCGGTGGATGGTCGACTCACCGCAGCCATCGGGCGTCGATACACGAGTGACATCAGCCGATTCGCGGAAGCGTTCGGGCCCCAGCGTCTAAGCCAGCGTCGATTGAGGCCGTAGGCTGGCGCCAAACGGCTAATCCCAACAGGGCTTCGCCTTGTTCCCGGGCTCCGCCTGTGGATACACGCGGTGCATGTGGCGGGAGCCACACCTGCATTGCGTTCCAAGGCGGAGCCTTGGAACGAGACGGCACAGAGTCTCACGGGTTGCCGGGGGTGTCCGACACGTTGCGTCTACAGTCGCACCGGGATGCCGGCGTCGCGCATGACTTGCTTGGTTTCCGCGATCGTGTATTGGCCGAAGTGAAAGATGCTGGCCGCCAGCGCGGCACTGGCTTTGCCACGCAAAATGGCATCGGCCAAGTGGGACGGATTTCCGGCCCCGCCGCTGGCGACCACGGGGATCGACACGGCTTGGCTGACCGCGGCGGTGACGGGCAAATCGTATCCGTCACAGGTTCCGTCGGCGTCCATACTGGTCAACACGATCTCGCCGGCGCCCAGGTCCTGGACGGTTTTCGCCCAGGCGACGGCTTCCAAACCCGTCGGTTTCCGGCCGCCGTTGATGTGGACTTCCCAAAACTCCTGACCGTCTTTGATCACCCGCTTGGGGTCGATGTTGACGACGATGCATTGGCTGCCGAATCGATCGGCCGCCTTGCGAACAAACTCGGGGTCTTTGCAGGCGGCGGAGTTGATGGACACCTTGTCGCAGCCCGCGTTCAGCAGGTCTCGGACGTCTTCGATCGTCCGCACGCCGCCACCGACGGTCAGCGGCATGAAAACGCAGTCGGCGGTGCGGCGAACCACATCCAGGATGATGTCGCGTTCTTCGTGGCTGGCGGTGATGTCCAAAAAAACCAGCTCGTCGGCCCCTTCGGCCTCATAACGGCTGGCGACCTGTACCGGATCCCCCGCGTCACGCAGATTGACGAAATTCGTTCCTTTGACGACGCGTCCACCATGCACGTCCAGGCAGGGGATCACTCGGGCAGCTAACATCGATCGGACTGGGATTAAATGGGGCAAGAGCAGGAAGACACGGGCCAGATCGACGTGTTATAGGACAATCTGCGGTCCGCTCGAAGGGCGGCGCGAAAATCCAATAGGCACAAAGCTTTAGGCGTCCGGTTGACCTTCGCTGCCGCCGAATTTAATTTGCCACATCGGTTTTGAGGTTCGCGTCAAAACCACGTGTTCACCCGTCGCACCTCCCCCCATTAGGCCTGCCCCCCGTGTCAAAAGTCACCCCAGTTCGAAACGCGCTCATCAGTGTCAGCGACAAGCTGGGTCTGGCCGATCTGGCGGCGGGCTTGCAGCGCGACGGTGTCACGATCTACAGCACCGGCGGCACGCGGCGGCACCTGGAACAATCGGGCATCGAGGTGCTGGATGTCGCCGATTACACCGGTTTTCCCGAAATGTTGGACGGTCGCGTCAAAACGCTGCACCCCAAGATCTTCGGCGGGATTCTGGCCATCCGCGATCGCGACGACCACATGGACGCGATCGACGACCACGACATCGTTCCGTTCGATTTAGTCGTCGTCAACTTGTACCCCTTCGCCGCGACCGCCTCCCGGGCTGGCGCCACATTCGATGAATGCGTCGAACAAATCGACATCGGGGGGCCCAGTCTGGTCCGTGCGGCTGCCAAGAACCATCGCGACGTCGCCGTCGCGACCAGCCCCGAACAGTACGGCGAACTGCTGGAACAGCTCGACGCCGGCGGCACGACGCTGGAATTGAGAAAGCAATTGGCCGCCGACGCATTCGACCACACCGCGGCCTACGATCGCGCGATCGCCGACTACATGCGTGGTGACAGCATCGCCGGTGAATTCCCTTCGTCGATGCACTTGGCGTTGCGTCGCAAAACCCAATTGCGATACGGCGAAAACCCGCACCAGCGAGCGGCGTTGTATTCCGACCCGACCGTCCGCAGTGCCAATCTGGTTTCGGCGCGACAGATCAGCGGCAAAGAACTCTCCTACAACAACCTGCTGGACCTGGACTCGGCACTGGATATCGTCCGCGGTCTGTCCAACCCGGCCGTGTCGGTGATCAAGCACAACAACCCCTGCGGTGCCGCCAGCGACGCCAAACTCGCCAACGCCTGTCGCAAAGCCCTCGCCGGCGATCCGTTGAGCGCATTCGGATCGGTGCTGGGATTCAACAAGACGGTCGACATGGCGACGGCCGAATTGCTGTGCGAACCGGGGTTGTTCATCGAGGCCATCGTTGCACCGGATTTCGAAGCCGGCGCGGTCGGATTGCTGACCACGCGTCCCCGCTGGCGCGAGAACGTCCGGCTGATGCAAGTCGGCATCCTGGACGATCCGCCGCCGTCGATTCAACGTCGGTTCATCAGCGGCGGGATGTTGGTGCAGGACGCGGACCGATTGACCAGCCCGCGCGTGCAGTGGGAAA containing:
- the hisF gene encoding imidazole glycerol phosphate synthase subunit HisF, which translates into the protein MLAARVIPCLDVHGGRVVKGTNFVNLRDAGDPVQVASRYEAEGADELVFLDITASHEERDIILDVVRRTADCVFMPLTVGGGVRTIEDVRDLLNAGCDKVSINSAACKDPEFVRKAADRFGSQCIVVNIDPKRVIKDGQEFWEVHINGGRKPTGLEAVAWAKTVQDLGAGEIVLTSMDADGTCDGYDLPVTAAVSQAVSIPVVASGGAGNPSHLADAILRGKASAALAASIFHFGQYTIAETKQVMRDAGIPVRL
- a CDS encoding DinB family protein, which produces MPPTRRHTGGGPNRYKDILVALDDFFLHPHQSDSTMHGKDAIRQTYDFSRLVLSSYVSDLSDEELLTRPAKGCNHVAWQLGHLIASECGLLNSVAPGFAVELPEGFAEKHSKENKSSDDPADFTSKDEYLGYFAKLKEAAFKALDAQSDEDLAKPAPEHLRQICPNVGGVFILIATHPMMHAGQFVPVRRNLKKPVLI
- the purH gene encoding bifunctional phosphoribosylaminoimidazolecarboxamide formyltransferase/IMP cyclohydrolase; this translates as MSKVTPVRNALISVSDKLGLADLAAGLQRDGVTIYSTGGTRRHLEQSGIEVLDVADYTGFPEMLDGRVKTLHPKIFGGILAIRDRDDHMDAIDDHDIVPFDLVVVNLYPFAATASRAGATFDECVEQIDIGGPSLVRAAAKNHRDVAVATSPEQYGELLEQLDAGGTTLELRKQLAADAFDHTAAYDRAIADYMRGDSIAGEFPSSMHLALRRKTQLRYGENPHQRAALYSDPTVRSANLVSARQISGKELSYNNLLDLDSALDIVRGLSNPAVSVIKHNNPCGAASDAKLANACRKALAGDPLSAFGSVLGFNKTVDMATAELLCEPGLFIEAIVAPDFEAGAVGLLTTRPRWRENVRLMQVGILDDPPPSIQRRFISGGMLVQDADRLTSPRVQWETPTQTKVDDDLWDDLVFGWEMVRHVKSNAIVLAKDTSLVGVGAGQMSRVDSVEISIEKAGDRAKGAILASDAFFPFPDSIEAAAEAGIVAIIQPGGSRRDNEVIEACDQHDLPMVLTGRRHFKH